TTTTTTCATTTGGCCTTGTTTATTACAATCCTGTATTGGCCGGGTTCTTCGACTACCTCCAGGACTGTCCATCCTTGACTGTTTGCAGCCCTACAAACGTTCTCTCGGCTAACGTCATTATCAACCAGCACCTCGACAGTCTCTAAGCCCGCCTTTTTGAGCTTGGAAATAGTGAGCAAAACAGGTTGTGGGCAAGAAAGGCCGCGAGCGTCGACCAGATCTTTCATCTCTAAT
The sequence above is a segment of the Desulfomonilaceae bacterium genome. Coding sequences within it:
- a CDS encoding sulfurtransferase TusA family protein — encoded protein: MKDLVDARGLSCPQPVLLTISKLKKAGLETVEVLVDNDVSRENVCRAANSQGWTVLEVVEEPGQYRIVINKAK